A region from the uncultured Bacteroides sp. genome encodes:
- a CDS encoding DNA alkylation repair protein: MEAKAIEIQNELEQFINPVKREYLPKFFKTGKGQYGEGDKFLGVVVPDTRLVAKQYKNEPLAVAAQLLQSEWHECRLCALLMIVERFKKSDEKGRKEIYEFYLSHTKRINNWDLVDLSAPYIVGGYLKDKSREDLYTLAASTLLWEQRIAVVATAALIRNNDFIDILRLSELLLHHKHDLMQKAIGWMLREVGKRDKDLLMQFLDQYSKIMPRTMLRYSIEKFTEEERKQYMKR; the protein is encoded by the coding sequence ATGGAAGCAAAAGCTATAGAGATTCAAAACGAACTGGAGCAGTTCATTAATCCGGTGAAGCGGGAGTACCTGCCAAAGTTCTTTAAGACGGGTAAAGGACAATACGGAGAAGGAGATAAGTTTCTGGGTGTCGTGGTTCCCGATACCCGCTTGGTAGCGAAGCAATATAAGAACGAGCCTTTGGCGGTTGCAGCACAATTGTTGCAATCTGAATGGCACGAATGTCGTCTTTGTGCCTTGCTGATGATAGTAGAGCGTTTTAAAAAGAGCGATGAAAAGGGTCGTAAAGAGATTTATGAATTCTATCTTTCGCACACAAAGCGGATTAATAACTGGGATTTGGTGGATTTGTCGGCTCCTTATATTGTGGGCGGCTATCTCAAAGATAAATCGCGCGAAGACCTTTACACACTGGCCGCCAGCACTTTGCTCTGGGAGCAGCGCATTGCGGTAGTGGCTACGGCAGCACTTATCCGAAATAACGATTTCATCGATATTCTTCGGCTGTCTGAATTACTGTTGCATCATAAACACGATTTGATGCAGAAAGCCATCGGCTGGATGCTGCGTGAAGTTGGAAAACGTGACAAAGACCTTTTGATGCAGTTCCTTGATCAATACAGTAAAATAATGCCACGAACAATGTTACGGTACTCTATCGAAAAATTTACAGAAGAGGAGCGGAAACAGTACATGAAACGTTAA
- a CDS encoding TIGR00341 family protein, translating to MKAPNRNLFAVREFLKDYLDLKKDKTNELETVESIRRGVEFKGANLWILIFAIFMASLGLNVNSTAVIIGAMLISPLMGPIMGIGLSVGLNDFELMKRSLKSLLITTAFSVATATFFFLISPFDQAQSELLARTSPTIYDVLIALFGGLAGVVAISTKEKGNVIAGVAIATALMPPLCTAGFGLATGNLVYFLGAFYLYFINCVFISLATFIGVRVMHFQRKEFVDKSRERTVHRSIVFIVLVTMCPAVYLTFNIIRSSLFERSAYKFITEQLSFDNTQILDKQIIHKGDSAEIKVILVGEDVPAASIALARHKLADYKLNRTRLTVMQGMNNAPVDMSSIRAMVMEDFYKSSEERLKEQQQKIASLETSLATYRAFDALGQKIIPELKVLYPSVKTLSISHTIETRVDSMRTDTITLAVMKFAKRPKEAEKTKISEWLKARVGAKRLRLIAE from the coding sequence ATGAAAGCGCCTAATCGAAATCTGTTTGCTGTCAGGGAATTCCTGAAAGACTATCTTGATTTGAAGAAAGACAAGACCAATGAATTGGAGACGGTTGAATCTATTCGTCGCGGGGTAGAGTTTAAGGGAGCTAATCTTTGGATTCTTATTTTCGCTATATTTATGGCTTCACTGGGGTTGAATGTTAACTCTACGGCTGTGATTATAGGCGCCATGCTTATTTCGCCTTTGATGGGACCAATCATGGGAATCGGTTTATCTGTGGGGCTCAATGACTTTGAGTTAATGAAGCGTTCACTGAAAAGTTTGCTTATTACTACGGCATTCAGTGTGGCAACGGCCACGTTTTTCTTTTTGATTTCTCCTTTCGATCAGGCACAATCGGAATTGCTGGCCCGTACGTCGCCTACCATTTACGATGTATTAATCGCTCTTTTTGGCGGATTGGCCGGCGTGGTGGCCATTTCTACCAAAGAAAAAGGCAATGTAATTGCCGGTGTGGCTATTGCTACGGCCCTGATGCCTCCGTTGTGTACGGCCGGTTTCGGACTTGCTACCGGAAATCTGGTTTACTTTCTCGGAGCGTTTTATTTATACTTCATCAATTGTGTGTTTATCAGCCTTGCCACTTTTATCGGGGTGAGGGTGATGCACTTTCAACGCAAAGAATTTGTCGATAAGAGTCGTGAACGTACGGTGCATCGGTCTATTGTGTTTATCGTTCTGGTAACGATGTGTCCGGCTGTTTACCTTACTTTCAATATCATAAGAAGCAGCTTGTTTGAGCGGTCGGCCTATAAGTTCATTACCGAGCAGTTGAGCTTTGACAATACACAGATATTGGATAAGCAGATCATTCATAAGGGAGATAGTGCCGAAATTAAAGTAATACTGGTGGGAGAGGATGTTCCGGCTGCCTCCATTGCTCTTGCTCGGCATAAGTTGGCCGACTATAAACTCAATAGAACCCGACTTACGGTGATGCAAGGCATGAATAATGCCCCGGTGGATATGTCGTCTATACGCGCCATGGTGATGGAAGACTTTTACAAAAGCAGTGAAGAACGGCTTAAGGAGCAGCAACAAAAGATTGCTTCGCTGGAAACAAGTCTGGCCACTTATAGAGCATTCGATGCGTTGGGGCAAAAGATAATTCCCGAGCTCAAGGTGCTTTACCCGTCGGTAAAAACACTCTCTATATCTCATACCATAGAAACACGTGTCGATTCTATGCGTACGGATACGATAACTCTGGCTGTGATGAAGTTTGCCAAGAGGCCTAAAGAAGCAGAGAAAACGAAGATAAGCGAATGGCTCAAAGCCCGCGTGGGAGCCAAGCGATTGAGACTGATCGCAGAATAG
- a CDS encoding oligosaccharide flippase family protein produces MAGLKSLAKDTAIYGLSSIVGRFLNYLLVPLYTMELSAASGGYGVVTNIYAITALLLVVLTYGMETGFFYFANKKDEDPLRVYSTSLISVGFTSLMFILVCLLFLSDISSFLGYVQHPEFIWMMAATVALDSFQCIPFAYLRFKKRPIKFAAVKLLFIVSNISLNLFFLLLCPWLHAHYAWTISWFYDPSYIVGYIFMANLICTSLQMLAFIPEFTGFKYTFDKALIRRMLSYSFPILVLGIAGILNQTIDKMIFPFLFDDHHKAMSQLGIYGAVSKIAMIMAMFTQAFRYAYEPFVFGKNREGDNRKMYASAMKYFIVFALLAFLVVSLYMDILKHMVSRDYWVGLSVIPIVMGAEIFKGIYFNLSFWYKLIDQTRWGAYFSIIGCAFIVVLNIIFVPIYGYVACAWSGVTGYAIVTLLSYFVGQKKYPIDYDLKGIGWYVLLAAVLYIASGLIVPGNVILRLLYHSVLLLVFIAYIVKKDFPLSQIPIINRLIKKKP; encoded by the coding sequence ATGGCCGGATTAAAGTCTTTGGCAAAAGATACTGCCATCTACGGACTGAGTAGCATTGTAGGACGTTTTCTGAACTATCTGTTGGTTCCTTTGTATACCATGGAACTGTCCGCCGCATCCGGTGGCTACGGCGTTGTGACTAATATTTATGCCATAACGGCCTTGTTGCTTGTAGTGCTTACCTATGGCATGGAGACGGGCTTCTTTTACTTTGCTAATAAAAAGGACGAAGATCCTCTCAGGGTTTATTCTACTTCTTTGATCTCGGTAGGGTTCACTTCGCTGATGTTCATTCTTGTCTGCCTGCTTTTCCTTTCGGATATATCTTCCTTTCTGGGCTATGTCCAGCATCCTGAATTTATATGGATGATGGCTGCTACGGTAGCGCTGGACTCTTTTCAATGCATCCCTTTCGCTTACTTGCGATTTAAGAAAAGACCCATTAAGTTTGCTGCCGTTAAGTTGCTGTTTATTGTGTCTAACATTTCGCTCAATCTGTTCTTTCTGCTTTTGTGCCCGTGGCTACATGCGCATTATGCCTGGACTATTTCGTGGTTTTACGACCCTTCTTATATTGTGGGTTATATCTTTATGGCCAACCTTATTTGTACCAGCTTACAGATGCTTGCTTTTATTCCCGAATTTACGGGCTTTAAATATACCTTCGATAAAGCACTGATCAGGCGAATGCTCTCTTACTCTTTTCCCATACTGGTGCTGGGCATTGCCGGCATATTAAACCAAACGATTGATAAGATGATTTTTCCCTTCTTGTTTGATGATCATCATAAGGCCATGTCTCAATTGGGTATCTATGGAGCAGTCAGTAAAATAGCGATGATTATGGCCATGTTTACCCAGGCTTTTCGATATGCTTACGAACCGTTTGTTTTCGGCAAAAACAGAGAGGGAGACAATCGGAAGATGTATGCTTCGGCCATGAAGTATTTTATTGTTTTTGCCTTGCTGGCTTTTTTGGTAGTGAGTCTTTATATGGACATTCTCAAGCACATGGTTAGCCGCGATTATTGGGTAGGGCTGAGTGTTATACCTATTGTTATGGGCGCCGAGATCTTTAAAGGAATTTACTTTAATCTTTCCTTTTGGTACAAACTGATTGACCAGACCCGTTGGGGAGCCTACTTCTCAATCATCGGTTGCGCATTCATTGTGGTGCTGAACATTATTTTTGTTCCCATTTACGGATATGTAGCCTGTGCGTGGTCGGGAGTTACGGGATATGCCATTGTAACGCTGCTCTCTTATTTCGTAGGGCAGAAGAAATATCCCATCGATTATGATTTGAAGGGCATTGGTTGGTATGTGCTTCTTGCCGCTGTGCTTTATATAGCATCCGGGCTGATTGTGCCGGGTAATGTTATCCTTCGACTGCTTTACCATAGCGTATTACTGCTTGTATTCATAGCTTATATCGTAAAAAAAGATTTTCCGTTGAGTCAGATTCCTATTATTAACCGGTTAATAAAGAAGAAACCATGA
- a CDS encoding tetratricopeptide repeat protein has translation MRSGLILLFIFSVISSVLVSCGDRSRPNFALIEADSLLSANPHEALRLLQKIKPAFLSSEKEAAYYALLFVQATDKSELTLLPCDSLVDVALDYYGGGLNKAKALFYKGRILVKMGLEREAMACYFRALPELGNSYPEIRVKGMVYEDLGRIDLDQSLYRECLNKLDISLRYYSSIQDKKAMINALSLMSSVYTLEEKKEQALFTLHKSLDLATKLGDSLQISNVFHDFCLCYDNFNEPDTALIYAHKSLEYLPENRDSAPIFLSIGILLLEKDRKDSARYYLEKSLDDNIRDQAITHSYLSDLEKESGDYRGALEHLEKYADVVDSLFVADKSSQIERLGYKYETEAKIAKHKAEMRQINILIVSVSIIAILILVLIIERANRRKKVAKLVYEQQAKKMKSEMERLQGRINENLDLIDYLRQEQQSHESEISLKELEIKELSLQKARLRNTLFRQSAIYKKIEKMSTQDASDKKDIKVLTLAEQEALKKAVFEIYDEYIAYLHASYPRMTEDDLLYSCLEIAELNSFTIALCFGNYSTQVVNQRRYRLKSKMTSED, from the coding sequence ATGAGAAGCGGTCTGATTTTACTATTTATATTTAGCGTCATCTCTTCTGTTCTGGTTTCTTGTGGTGACAGAAGCCGGCCCAATTTTGCCCTGATTGAGGCTGATTCTTTGCTCTCTGCCAACCCTCATGAAGCATTGCGTCTTCTTCAAAAAATAAAACCTGCCTTTTTATCCTCAGAGAAAGAGGCAGCCTACTATGCCCTCTTATTCGTTCAGGCTACAGACAAGAGTGAGCTTACACTGTTACCCTGCGATTCTTTGGTAGATGTCGCCCTCGATTATTATGGCGGAGGCTTGAATAAAGCTAAGGCTTTGTTTTATAAAGGCCGGATATTAGTAAAGATGGGGCTTGAAAGAGAAGCCATGGCCTGTTATTTTAGGGCATTGCCGGAATTGGGGAACAGTTATCCGGAAATTCGCGTAAAAGGTATGGTATACGAAGATCTAGGGAGAATAGACCTCGATCAGAGTCTCTATCGGGAGTGCTTGAATAAACTGGATATTTCTCTGAGATATTATTCTTCTATTCAGGATAAAAAGGCGATGATAAATGCGCTAAGCCTGATGAGCTCGGTTTATACACTGGAAGAAAAAAAGGAACAAGCCCTATTTACGTTGCATAAGTCCTTGGATTTGGCTACTAAGCTCGGAGACTCTTTACAGATAAGCAATGTGTTCCATGATTTTTGTTTGTGCTACGATAATTTTAATGAACCCGATACGGCGTTGATCTATGCGCACAAATCCTTAGAATACCTGCCTGAGAACAGAGATTCAGCTCCCATCTTTCTTTCTATAGGCATTCTATTACTCGAGAAGGATCGAAAGGATTCGGCCCGGTATTATTTAGAAAAAAGTTTGGATGATAATATTAGGGATCAGGCAATTACTCATTCTTATTTATCGGATTTGGAGAAAGAATCGGGTGACTATCGGGGTGCACTTGAACATTTGGAGAAATACGCCGACGTTGTTGATTCTTTATTTGTAGCCGATAAATCTTCTCAGATAGAGAGACTGGGCTATAAATATGAAACGGAGGCAAAGATAGCGAAGCATAAGGCCGAGATGCGGCAGATTAATATCCTGATTGTATCGGTTTCTATTATCGCGATTCTTATCTTAGTTCTAATTATTGAGCGTGCAAATCGCCGTAAGAAGGTGGCCAAACTCGTTTACGAGCAACAAGCAAAGAAGATGAAATCTGAAATGGAAAGACTGCAAGGTCGCATTAATGAGAATCTTGACTTAATAGACTACCTGCGGCAGGAGCAACAGAGCCATGAATCTGAAATCAGCCTTAAGGAACTGGAGATAAAAGAACTTTCCCTTCAGAAAGCCCGTCTTCGGAATACGCTGTTCCGCCAAAGCGCCATTTACAAAAAGATAGAAAAAATGTCTACGCAGGATGCGTCGGACAAGAAAGATATTAAGGTGCTTACGCTTGCCGAACAAGAAGCATTGAAGAAAGCTGTTTTTGAAATTTACGATGAATATATTGCTTATTTGCATGCCAGTTATCCACGAATGACGGAGGATGATTTGCTCTATTCCTGTCTTGAAATAGCCGAACTGAACTCTTTCACCATTGCGCTCTGCTTTGGTAATTACAGCACGCAGGTTGTTAATCAAAGACGCTACCGACTTAAGTCCAAAATGACTTCTGAAGACTAA
- the ruvB gene encoding Holliday junction branch migration DNA helicase RuvB: protein MEEDFDIREHQLTSKERDYENALRPLSFEDFNGQDKVVENLGIFVKAARLRGEALDHVLLHGPPGLGKTTLSNIIANELGVGFKISSGPVLDKPGDLAGVLTSLEPNDVLFIDEIHRLSPVVEEYLYSAMEDYRIDIMIDKGPSARSIQIDLSPFTLVGATTRSGLLTAPLRARFGINLHLEYYDDDVLKGIIRRSARILDVPCSIPAAGEIASRSRGTPRIANALLRRVRDFAQVKGSGSIDMEIANVALEALNIDKYGLDEVDNKILCTIIDKFKGGPVGLTTIATALGEDPGTIEEVYEPFLIKEGFLKRTPRGREVTELAYNHLGRSLYNSTKTLFD, encoded by the coding sequence ATGGAAGAAGATTTTGATATACGCGAGCATCAGCTTACCAGCAAGGAGCGAGATTATGAAAATGCTTTGCGTCCGCTAAGTTTTGAAGACTTCAACGGACAAGACAAAGTCGTAGAGAATCTGGGCATTTTTGTGAAGGCGGCTCGTTTGCGCGGTGAGGCGTTGGATCATGTACTTTTGCATGGACCTCCCGGGCTTGGAAAGACGACATTGTCAAACATTATAGCGAATGAGCTGGGAGTAGGATTTAAGATTTCATCCGGTCCGGTGCTCGATAAGCCCGGAGATCTGGCCGGAGTACTGACCAGTCTGGAGCCGAATGATGTGCTTTTCATTGATGAAATTCACCGACTTTCGCCCGTGGTAGAAGAGTACCTGTACTCTGCCATGGAAGATTATCGCATAGATATTATGATTGATAAAGGGCCTTCGGCACGGAGTATACAGATTGATTTGAGTCCGTTTACCCTGGTAGGAGCAACCACCCGAAGCGGGCTGCTCACGGCTCCGCTACGTGCTCGTTTTGGCATTAATCTGCATTTGGAGTATTACGATGACGATGTGTTGAAAGGCATTATTCGTCGTTCGGCCCGCATATTGGATGTGCCTTGTTCCATACCCGCTGCCGGAGAAATCGCTTCACGGAGCAGGGGAACGCCCCGTATTGCCAATGCCCTGCTGAGGCGTGTGCGCGATTTTGCACAAGTCAAAGGTTCCGGCTCTATCGATATGGAGATAGCCAATGTGGCTCTTGAGGCCCTGAATATTGATAAATACGGACTTGACGAGGTAGATAACAAAATACTTTGTACGATTATAGATAAGTTTAAAGGTGGCCCCGTGGGGTTAACCACCATTGCCACCGCTTTGGGTGAAGATCCAGGTACGATAGAGGAAGTATATGAACCTTTCCTTATCAAAGAGGGCTTTTTGAAGCGAACTCCCCGCGGGCGTGAAGTGACGGAGTTGGCTTACAATCATCTGGGGCGAAGTCTTTATAATAGTACGAAAACATTATTTGATTGA
- the ybeY gene encoding rRNA maturation RNase YbeY translates to MAITYQTEGTKMPDIKKRETTEWIKAVAASYEKKIGEIAYIFCSDEKILEVNREYLKHDYYTDIITFDYCEGNKLSGDIFISLDTVLTNSEQFHTTYNEELHRTIIHGILHLCGINDKGPGEREIMEAAENKALAILG, encoded by the coding sequence ATGGCTATAACTTACCAAACAGAAGGCACCAAGATGCCAGATATTAAGAAAAGAGAAACCACCGAATGGATCAAAGCGGTTGCAGCTTCTTACGAGAAAAAGATCGGTGAAATCGCCTATATTTTCTGTTCGGACGAGAAAATACTGGAAGTAAACCGTGAATATTTAAAGCACGATTACTATACGGATATCATCACTTTCGATTATTGCGAAGGGAACAAGCTGTCGGGAGATATCTTCATTAGCCTAGACACGGTGCTAACAAACTCCGAACAATTTCACACAACATACAACGAGGAACTTCACCGCACCATCATTCACGGCATTCTGCATCTGTGCGGCATCAATGATAAAGGCCCGGGAGAAAGGGAGATCATGGAAGCTGCCGAGAACAAAGCGCTGGCAATATTGGGCTAA
- a CDS encoding nucleoside recognition domain-containing protein — MVLNYIWIAFFVIAFIVALGKLIFLGDTEIFTQIINSTFDSSKTAFEISLGLTGILSLWLGIMKIGENSGLINALSRWLSPVFCKLFPEIPKGHPVMGSIFMNLAANMLGLDNAATPMGLKAMKELQELNPKKDTASNSMVMFLVLNTSGLMLIPISIMVYRSQMGAAQPTDIFIPILLSTFISTLTGVIAVSLFQRINLLNKAMLIFLGGLSCIFGIIIYFFTTLSRDNMGTYSTLVANIILFLVIIGFIVSGLRKKINVYDSFVEGAKDGFTTAVRIIPYLVAFLVGIAVFRASGAMDILVGGIGSIVGFFGLDTSFVGALPTALMKSLSGSGANGLMIDAMKQFGPDSFVGRASCVVRGASDTTFYILAVYFGSVGISKTRNAVTCGLIADFAGIIAAILMSYLFFY, encoded by the coding sequence ATGGTTTTAAATTACATTTGGATAGCATTCTTCGTCATCGCTTTCATTGTGGCATTGGGGAAACTAATCTTTTTAGGAGACACGGAGATCTTTACTCAAATTATTAACTCTACTTTCGATTCGTCCAAAACCGCTTTCGAAATATCTCTGGGGCTCACCGGCATCCTCTCTCTCTGGCTGGGCATTATGAAGATAGGCGAAAACAGCGGACTCATCAATGCGCTCTCACGTTGGCTCAGTCCGGTATTCTGCAAACTCTTTCCTGAGATACCGAAAGGGCATCCTGTCATGGGCTCCATCTTTATGAATCTTGCCGCCAACATGCTTGGACTGGATAATGCTGCTACTCCGATGGGACTGAAAGCGATGAAGGAGCTTCAGGAGCTCAATCCTAAAAAAGACACTGCGAGCAATTCCATGGTGATGTTTCTGGTACTCAACACTTCGGGACTTATGCTGATTCCCATCAGCATCATGGTTTACCGTTCTCAGATGGGTGCCGCTCAACCGACAGACATCTTTATTCCGATTCTGCTGAGCACTTTCATTTCCACACTTACGGGGGTTATAGCAGTGAGCCTCTTTCAACGTATTAATCTGCTAAACAAAGCCATGCTTATTTTTCTGGGAGGATTAAGCTGCATATTCGGCATTATCATCTACTTCTTTACCACCCTCTCACGCGATAATATGGGTACTTATTCTACGCTGGTAGCCAATATCATTCTGTTTCTGGTAATCATCGGATTCATTGTTTCCGGACTACGTAAAAAGATAAACGTGTACGACTCCTTTGTAGAAGGTGCCAAAGATGGATTCACTACCGCCGTACGCATCATTCCCTATCTGGTTGCCTTTTTGGTTGGCATAGCCGTATTCCGGGCCTCTGGGGCAATGGATATTCTGGTCGGTGGAATCGGCTCTATTGTCGGATTCTTTGGTTTGGATACCAGTTTTGTAGGAGCACTGCCCACCGCCTTAATGAAATCTCTTAGCGGCAGCGGAGCCAACGGATTGATGATTGATGCGATGAAGCAATTCGGGCCCGATTCTTTCGTTGGACGGGCAAGTTGTGTGGTTCGCGGAGCATCGGATACTACATTTTATATCCTTGCGGTTTACTTCGGCAGTGTAGGTATCAGTAAAACGCGCAATGCTGTTACTTGCGGACTGATTGCCGACTTTGCGGGCATCATTGCCGCTATCCTAATGAGTTATTTATTCTTTTATTAA